In one window of Juglans regia cultivar Chandler chromosome 3, Walnut 2.0, whole genome shotgun sequence DNA:
- the LOC108997636 gene encoding pyrophosphate--fructose 6-phosphate 1-phosphotransferase subunit beta — MSPPLLANGNIIDVKQASASATGRVASVYSEVQTSRIEHELPLPSVLRSSFKIVDGPASSAAGNPDGIAKLFPNLFGQPSAMLVPSESNTLRSDQKLKIGVVLSGGQAPGGHNVISGIFDYLQERAKGSTLYGFKGGPAGIMKCKYVELSTDYIYPYRNQGGFDMICSGRDKIETPEQFKQAEETALKLGLDGLVVIGGDDSNTNACLLAENFRVKNLKTRVIGCPKTIDGDLKCKEVPTSFGFDTACKIYAEMIGNVMVDARSTGKYYHFVRLMGRAASHITLECALQTHPNITIIGEEVAAKKLTLKNVTDYIVDVICKRSELGFNYGVILIPEGLIDFIPEVQQLIAELNEILAHDTVDEGGLWKKKLANQSLQLFEFLPQAIQEQLMLERDPHGNVQVAKIETEKMLIQMAETELEKRKQEGAYKGQFRGQSHFFGYEGRCGLPTNFDSSYCYALGFAAGALLQGGKTGLISSVGNLAAPVEEWTVGGTALTSLMDVERRHGKFKPVIKKAMVELEGAPFEKFASMREEWALKNCYISPGPIQFHGPVSNAVNHTLLLELGVQA, encoded by the exons ATGTCTCCACCTCTCCTCGCTAACGGCAATATCATCGACGTCAAGCAGGCCTCGGCTTCCGCCACTGGAAGAGTCGCCTCCGTTTACAGCGAGGTCCAAACGAGTCGTATCGAGCACGAGCTTCCGCTTCCGTCGGTTCTCAGAAGCTCCTTTAAAATAGTAGATGGCCCCGCTAGCTCCGCCGCTGGCAACCCAG ATGGGATTGCAAAACTATTTCCGAATCTGTTCGGGCAACCTTCGGCAATGCTGGTGCCGAGCGAATCCAATACGTTGAGGTCGGATCAGAAGCTGAAGATTGGCGTCGTTTTGTCTGGAGGCCAGGCTCCCGGTGGACACAATGTGATTTCTGGAATCTTTG ATTACTTGCAGGAACGCGCAAAAGGAAGCACATTGTACGGGTTCAAAGGCGGTCCTGCTGGGATCATGAAGTGCAAATATGTGGAACTAAGTACAGACTATATTTATCCGTACAGAAATCAG GGTGGCTTCGATATGATTTGCAGTGGGAGAGACAAGATTGAAACTCCAGAGCAG tttaagCAAGCTGAAGAAACTGCATTGAAGCTTGGCTTGGATGGGCTGGTTGTTATTGGTGGAGATGACTCCAATACAAATGCCTGCCTCCTTGCCGAAAACTTCAG GgttaaaaatctgaaaactcGGGTGATTGGATGCCCTAAGACCATTGATGGGGATCTGAAATGCAAAGAGGTTCCTACAAGTTTTGGGTTTGATACTGCTTGCAAG ATTTATGCAGAAATGATTGGTAATGTTATGGTTGATGCCCGATCAACTGGAAAGTATTATCATT TTGTACGGCTTATGGGGCGTGCGGCTTCACACATCACTCTAGAGTGTGCCCTACAAACACATCCAAATATTACGATTATTGGAGAAGAG GTTGCTGCTAAGAAGCTGACGTTGAAAAATGTGACTGACTATATTGTAGATGTAATCTGTAAACGTTCCGAACTTGGTTTTAACTATGGTGTTATACTTATCCCTGAAGGTCTAATTGATTTCATTCCCGAG GTACAGCAGCTTATCGCAGAATTGAATGAAATCCTGGCCCATGATACTGTGGATGAAGGTGGGCTATGGAAAAAGAAACTTGCAAATCAATCTCTACagctttttgaatttttacCTCAAGCAATCCAGGAACAGTTGATGCTTGAAAGAGATCCTCATGGAAATGTTCag GTTGCCAAAATAGAAACTGAGAAAATGCTTATTCAAATGGCTGAAACCGAGTTGGAAAAGAGGAAGCAAGAAGGTGCATATAAAGGACAATTTAGAGGGCAGTCCCACTTTTTCGG GTACGAAGGGAGATGTGGTTTGCCAACTAACTTCGATTCTAGCTATTGCTATGCATTGGGTTTTGCTGCTGGAGCTCTCCTTCAGGGTGGGAAAACTGGGTTGATATCATCG GTTGGTAATTTGGCTGCTCCAGTTGAAGAATGGACAGTTGGTGGGACAGCATTGACTTCATTAATGGACGTGGAGAGAAGACATG gTAAGTTTAAGCCTGTGATAAAGAAGGCAATGGTGGAGCTTGAAG GGGCACCTTTCGAGAAATTTGCATCCATGCGGGAAGAGTGGGCACTCAAGAATTGCTACATCAGTCCTG GTCCTATCCAGTTTCATGGTCCAGTATCAAATGCAGTTAATCATACTTTACTCCTCGAACTTGGAGTTCAGGCTTAG